TTAAAGGATGAGAAATTTACAGGCCAGCAAGAACTTTGAAAGCATCATAGATTCCCCATTGTGCTCCAGTAAGGGTGCCGATCATCAAAATACGAATAGGAAGACCACGAGTAAGAAGACCCAACAGACCTAACTTCTTTACAGCCTGCATCATAGTTGATAAGCTAAACGAATAAATTCAAATTTTAACAAACTTATGAACATGCATATAGCCGTCCACAACACAATAATGAGGTGAGAACATATGCAGATAAAGGAACATTGATGCTACTTACACTGCCAACAGTAGCCCCTtgggaattgttgaggaaagacaCCAAATTATCAGCTGGGTGAGAGACCACGGCACACAGTACACCAGCAACATACCCACCAATAAAGCTAACTCCAAGCTGCACTCTTTTGCTACATTGATCTTTTGGTATGGGGATGACATGCTTGTATAACATCTCCACGATTATCTCAAAAGATGCAAACTTCATCATcgtatctgaagaaatatacatgttTTCCACCACTTAAACACCATTCAAGTAACATTCAAAACTCTTCTATTGGACTTTTGACATAAATGGCAATAAATAATGCTACCCCGAAATCAAGAACAAGATCCCTACATAATATTTAATCTGTGATGCAGTTCGATCAACCAAATTTAAGTGAATAATCAACTTACATGGGATCTGTCGCCCCCAAAGAGGTCCCAGCCCCTTGTACAGCCTGTAAATAAACAAAAAATATAACAACTGGTCAGAGAGGCATACATAACTAGAGGCAATCTAAAATTTGTTAGAACCTAGGATCCTACCCAGACGTGCCTTCAGCATTAATGAGCTTAAAGAAGCCATctgataaacctattggaaatccAGGATTTGTTTGGACCCGAACCTTAACTGCCTCAAAAGGACAAAGGGCAATATCAGCAATAAGTTCTGCAGATGCAGAACCTGCAAGGTAGATCAATGTTTTAAACTTGGCTGCATTTTCTGGACCAGCAATGTCAGAGTAGGCTTTCTTAAAAAATTCATAAAACCCAAACTTGCAAGCACCCTGTGCACTGTAACCTAGTAATGTTGGCACCCATCCGGTAAAAAATCCTTTAATTCCTTGGTCTTTCAGTAATGTACCGAAAGCAGAAGCAATTGTCTTGTATTTTGCAGGGTTAATCTGATGATATAGATATACATAAAATATCTGTTAAGCCATACAAGGatgacacacacatacacacacacacacacacatgttcAAAAATATTGGAGTTCCGTCTTCAGCTATCCCGCGCTTTACAATGACTGTAACGACCGCACATGCATCATAAACATTTGATTGCACAATGCATCTACAATTATGAGCAACACACAGAAGACACCTAATTTTTATTAAATCATTCTAAACCTTGTCCATTATAAGGTAACCAAATGTTAATCATTTCATATCAAGTTCAGATTTGTCTACTCTAATACCGATTTCAGCAACTTACATATGCATAGTTACTCCTGTTTGATTGTTAATTAGTTTTCGCTAAATTCTCATTTTAGTATCATCACTAACTTAATTTAACTACTCAAATTGCTGTAGCTTTTTCAGCACACAACCAATTAATCACAAAagcttagtttcattattattttgCTCTAGACAACATCAAGACACAATACATACACCTTCGTTATCATATATCCACATCCGAAATGCAGTTCACAATGTTCTAAATCAAGTATCAAACAAGAATTAAACCTAataatatcatatcatatcatatactGTATCATATTAAAACATTAAGCAATTAGCTAAACAGAGGCGTATTGTAAGCCTCACAATTATATTTCAGTTACAGTATTAAAAAATAGTAACAATACCTTTAAATAAAATTGAAGCCCTAGGTTATCATCATACAGTCAAACATTCATACGAACTATAGATACAGCTAAATACACACCTGCATATTACATTTAATGATATCAAGTGGAGTAACCGCCATATGAGTGAGTCCACAACTGAAAATGCCACCTACACTACACGTGGCGTAATAAGCAGGCGAATAAACCTCCATATTACTAATAACATCAGTTACAGACGGTGAAAACGACGACGAATTGCGTCGATTTGCAATCAAATGCTCGAATTCGATCAAATGAttggaagaagatgaagatgagtaGAGGAACATCGGGATCACCGATTGCTGTGGACAGTAATTATCCATTAACAGTCACTGTGATTGTGATTGTGGTTTTGTGTTTGCGTTTGCTGAAAGCTAAGACGTACAATTAATTATAGATACAGAATGTATGATGAGCACATTTGAAGCGGTTTTTTCGGATGCGTTAGTTTTCCCTCCCTCCTTCCTCCCTCAGAGATTTATGATTTTGGGGTTTCACATTTCAACTTTGAGTCATCATCATAATAATTCATAGTGTCATACAGTCATACAGATGGTGATAAAAGAATGTTTGTTGTAACTATAAGTTTATGTTATTAAttgtgattattaattattaattattcttattattatattattaattcttatatacaaatatacaatactctaacacaacattttttttatttatctacaCTTTTCTATCATAAGTTCACAGTTATACCCTTAAATTATTCTAGGAAGTTAGAACTTATATTATTATGCtaagtataattaataattaatgatataaTAGTAAATTAGGTGTAGATAGATTAAAtagtggtgtgtgaggatcacctcctaTACCAAAAGAGTTGATTTAATCGTTTAGAGTGTTCTCCTTTGAAATTGAATAATCCCTCTGTCCAATCTTAATACTTCAATATTCCTTTTTCAGATGTctcaaattaataaattaataatccgctttcataaatatatatgaataataaaaCAAAGTTCCTCAATGCCCTTAACTTTTATATGTAAACAAAATATAaagaatttatattaatataaagtatattaatataCAGTTTAATTATAAGAATTTTTAATGATTAGTTATGATCGACTCGTAAATTAGTTATGGcgtgtaaattttatttttatttttaaaaaaaaaatcctacttattggccggaggtccactcggaaacaatctctctatccgtcgaatagagagagagagatgactttctctacttttgagagtgttttcactttgggtggagaaatgacttgtctttagaCCTGTTGTATCGGTGAGAAGGCAACGGCGTCCCCGCCTACGTGGCATGGGGCAACGCCTCTGGTCCCAAGTATCGTCGCGTGGATCGAGCAAAAAAGGGGTCTGGTCGTGGCCCTGCAACGGCATCGGCAACGGCATTGTTGGGTTTGTGATGCCACGTGTCGGTGTTTCATTAGATACATCATGTATCCGttggaaattaaaaaaaaaatcctatATTATTTATCCTATATATACACCTTAATTTTACTCATTCTAAAACAAATCTTTCTTTCAATCTTATTTTTCTTTTCAAGTTAATCACTATAAACATTTTTAATGGATAAAACATTCAAGATGCTCGAGTTTATTATTGATGACGATTCGGATGATGAAAAATTGTTAATTTTGTTAGTAATTTGGCGGAAGAAGAAGTGGAGAGAGAAGTTAGTAGTTAGCGAGTCCTTCGAAACCCGGGTTTATATTCCGAGGGATTGTGAAATTGCGGCTGAGAGGTTATTCAATGATTATTTTGCGGATTCACCAGTGTATCCGGAAAACATATTCAAGCGACGTTTTCGAATGAGTCGTCAATTATTTCTCCGAATAATCGAAGGTATATCTAACTTTAATAGTAGCGATATTCCcgattattttatgtattttaaagaaCGTCTTGATGCAGCTGGTCGTCAAAGTTTGACAATACTACAAAAGTGTACTGCAGTCATACGTCAAATGGCGTATGAAACTACACCTGATTTGTTTGACGAATACATAAAAATTGGTAAGAAAACTGCTGCTTTATGTTTAGATAATTTTTGCAAATGCGTATTTCATTTGTTTGCGAGAGAGTATTTGAGAAAGCCAACAACAGAAGATATTGCTCGGCTTTATAATTTTCACGCCCAAAAACATGGTTTACCGGGTATGCTTGgtagtattgattgtatgcattgggagtgGAAGAATTGTCATGTTGCGTGACAAGGACAATATACTAGAGGTGATAAAAAGGGACCGTCCATAATGCTTGAAGCAGTCGCCTCTCAAGATTTGTGGATATGGCATAGATTCTTTGGTATGGCAGGTGCAAACAACGACATTAACGTTTTAAATGCCTCACCGTTGTTCAACAGTATAAAGGACGGAACTGCTCCTCCTTCACCATTTGATGTAAACGGGCATCATTACGATAGAGGGTATTACCTAGGTGATGGTATATACCCTGATTGGGCTATGTTGGTCAAAGCACCCCATGCTCCAACAGACGAACCGCGAAAAAAAATTAAACGATTTCAAGAAAGTGCCAGAAAAGATATTGAGTGTGCATTTGGAGTATTACAGGGTAGATTTGCAATGTTAAAAACTCCAGCGAGATCTTTGGacttcaacaaaattagaagacatatGTATGCTTGTCTCGTATTACATAACATGATTCAAGAAAATAACGGATTTGTTATTGGAAGGAGAGAAGAAAGAATGATAGAAAGGAACCCACCACGACGATTTGAAAGGGATTTGAGGGATCAAGATGCAAGGGTTAAGGAAATAAGAGATAGGCAAGTTCACAGGAAGTTAGAGGCAAATTTAACCGAGCACATTTGAAACTTATCACCTTACTTTCGTACTGCTAATGATGAGTAGTTTCGTTTAGGGATTTTAAATTTATGTAATGTTTCGTTTTAGTAAGTTCAATTAATGTACTTTAtgtttatttatatttatgaaTTGTTTTTCTATTTTAAAGATATAGCCGTTTATTTCAATATTTCTTAAACGATTACattattttctaaaaaaaaaaagaacaacaACATACTTTCCTAAAAATGATTACTTTAATTCCTAACGGCTATCTTCAACAAACACATTCATCAATCTTCGTAATCGCGAATATCGTATTGCTGAAACGGtggatgtgatgccccgtacaaaaccatcgtgtacgaatcatcaacaacaggatcattacaaggttaagtactatatgctgtaattaaagaagttgcattcacgataaaaaggtgatgtcataaccgacatcaaatgttttacattccaaaaacatgcttcgctaagtagaagcaataaataagtgtacgtgaccccaaaggtcgttacataacatagtttcaaaagtaaataagtttcaatgcaagataagtagtcatgcgataacaactctaagcagcgggttctacagcacgactagtacacagcggaagcaacctcaagcacctgagaaatacatgcttaaaaacgtcaacacaacggttggtgagctatagtttaagtataacagtatgtaaggtaggccacgagatttcagtgctacaaagagcgtttcaaaacagtatgataaagtatatgttaaccgtgggcacttggtaactaacttaacgtttaaaataccccctgaaagtacacttggcgagtgcgtatgtttacgaagtattaaacactcgttgactgctagcgcgactagcccgagtggggatgtcaaaccctatggatccatatctaagattcgcgttcaccggttcataaaccaatgattaaacgttaccgagctaaagggaatgtttctgccgttatataacccacacatatataagtttaagtactcgtgcctagtatgtaaaacataaaatccgcatgtattctcagttcccaaaataagttaaagtaaaacgggaatgctataactcacaatgatatgtagcggtaaagtagtagtcgggaaaggtgtgcaagtaaatggtccgaagtcctcaacctaagtcaaatagtactaagtcagtaaatcatcttaataggtttaaaagtatgtatttaaggtcttaagggtcatcatcaatcatcattaaacaaaaggcgtaaagtaagtttcgtttatgaaagtagttttcaacaaagtctgactttagtcagtcaccacggcctctacccttactgaattaaggtgagaccagtggccatggctccgtctctgagtcccttaagtgtggtaaaatttacagaagcaaactcgtcttggtttgaccgtggccacggtctaagtgcgagtaggtcagaaatttctgcacaacgttaaaggacatagtgacgatcggagggccataaatcctaaaccgtaattcggattaagatgagtcctatatgaaaagttatctacacgaactgagctatctgaaaatcaaggttacagtagcccaggtgtactggtctgttacagaaaccagaaaaacagaaactgtacacagaaaacagaaaagtaaatggacatagtgacgctcggagggccgtagactctaaaccgtaactcggattaagacgagtcttatatgaaaagttatctactcgaaaagttctatctaaaaatcaaggttagaacagcccaggtctactggtctattccagaatcatcaggtcagtaggttttggacagaacagtgagtttaaaaggggttccggtggtcttggtgcttgatgttcatcatggttctcatccttgatgcatatagcttcaagtgtacaactcattgatgtatatacatcatcttaaccaagtcttgaccatcataaccctagtgcaagtctaagacataaagcacaactcacttaagagttgcatgtagtttgatgaaccaaagttacatcaaagtcttaggtttgacacttacatgaactataatagaaatattgaactctaaacttgaaaataaactaactacatgaaattaaagtgcaataaatgaagaagtaactaagtaaacatgtagtttgttcatggttgttcatactttaaagattcaaaccaaagtttgatctttagaaagtaaactttaaagtttacttcatgaacttcaagtatgagtttaatcaacacatgaacttgcaatcttttaagaaagtatatgtagaatcataactagtaagctatgttcttgagtgttcttgcaattacaagataaaagaagaatctaactagaaagttgattcttgtaacaagtatgtaacaacaacaagtaaacaactataactaacaagtaatcaaacaacaaagatgatgatgatttaaggtgtataaattcagttttgtaagaaaagaaaaggaagaaaagaagttcataatgcttacaatctagagagaaaaagagaggaaaagttgagaggattttgtgtgtatttttgagaggatttgtgaGTGAAGTAGTAAACAAGAAAATGAAACAAAACACTCCTAAAGGGAGCTTAGGGGCTGCAGTTTTTCAGCAGAAAATGGGGGGGGAAAGGAGAAGTTTTGtggtcactagaatgtaaagcttcataaaggtggttaatgaatggtcatgcatggggataacaagctaactagattctttcaagtattaaactaagtagtctccatctaattgatacttacaagtgtaggacatgggctaactaagtccattaataatgtagggtgggcttggaagtccaataacatgagtccattacactaacaaagcccaagttcaaataaatcacaagttaaaccaattaaagcccaagtaactaactaatagccttagttaattaaaatgattaataaatttaatcatgaatgtaaataatatctaaaaatattattcgtgaaagttccgggtgtcacaaagacgttttgggcccttaaaagtcaagtacgagcaatcaaggcaacatgtaaatgtaataacatacattcgtttaatcacacgtattaataataataattattaataaataaatgttggaaattccaggatcGTTACAGTGGAGATTCAGGTACAGCTTCATCTTCACTTGCTTCAATGGCGTAGCTTTCATCAATCCATTCGGTGTAAAGCGTAATTGGTTTGTTACATAACAAGGCTTGCCCAATCACACCAAACCAATCGTGATCTTCTTCTAGTAACGAGGCAGGAGCGTTGGTTTTTTGAAAAACCATATTTGTTTGAAGGGGTAAATTATGTCTCGCTGGAGCAACTCAAGCAATGACATATAATTTGGGCACTTACGAACATCCATGTAATAATCTCGTGTTTCTTACGGGGGTATAATTTTATCAATTCTCAATCAAATTCACTGCCGTAATAAACTTTAACGCAAACATTCAACGGACTCATTtcgaagtgtgtgtgtgtgtattatgaTTTGAGAGATTTAGAAGAGATGAAGTGTGTGTTATGATTTGAGAAGAGTGGTTGTATATATAGGGGAAAGGGCAAAAAACTAGTCGTTAAATTAAAAGAACGGTTCAAATATAGCCGTTGTAATTAAAaagtatttataaaatataaataacaattaaataaaacacaaaaattaaaaattaaataccACAACAGCATTTCACTAACCCACCCACACCACCACTAATCCCACACCCCCAACCACTACAAATAATCTTATTCACGGATTGAGGAAaaattgtctacatctcactttcctcatacaccacttatgtggtatttagTTTTGTTGTTGTTATACTAAAAGAGTGCAACTACAAATAAAAATGATACGATACGTATGGTAAGAGGTAATTGAAAATTTATAGTACTGTTATGTTCGCAACAACAAATgaaaatgaaattatatatatatatatatatatatatatatatatatatatatatatatatatatatatatatatatatatatatatatatatatatatatatacggatacAGGCCCAAGTGATATTTGGCCCACAACTTTGGGTGACTTTGGCGAGTCCATCAAGTGGAGGAAAGGATACGGATGACACAATGagagtttaatatgaaaactaattcCTCATGCCTATCTTTATTTTCATCTAGTCCATTCCTAGTTTTAAGTTAATTTGTTTTTAAGTATTTAAGTTGCTTTTGTTTCCATTCAACAACTCAGATTGTTATTTTTTTGATATTAACGTGAGTATTAGAAACCAAAGGGTTTTTTGTGCGTGATTATTTTCGTCCATTCTGTTTGGCcacgatacacacacacacacacatacatacatacatacatacatatatatatatatatatatatatatatatatatatatatatatatatatatatatatatatatatatatatatatatatatatatatatatatatatatatatatatatatatgtatgtatgtatataaagaAGTTATTAAACGTTATTTTTTAAAATATGCATTCGTTTTAAGCTCGTGTTCAAATGAAATACTCATAAAAAGGTTATTAAACACCTGAATTATTCAAACTCTTAATTATCAATTTCTTAAATAAATTTCATAAAATTTATTTTGAATATAATAACAATTAGTAGTAGTTATAGTAAATAATAGTAACTAGTAGGTGGTCCGGTAGCCCACTTCGTTGGGCCTGAAAAAAAAAAAGGCTTTGGGACCATGATAATAACTACCTATCAATCTATgattaaataatacggagtaatgtgAAAAATGTTACATTGGACTACTACTTTATGTTCTACAGCAACTCAAACTCCCTTTTCATTTCTCTCTCATCTTATTTCTCTTCTTAACCCAACCTTTCATTCTCCTCCGTACATTAACCATCGCCGCCGCCACCACACAACCATCCTCGGGCCGCCGGTGACCACCACAAAACGTCCCATTTTTCTCTTCTTTTCCTTATTCCACTGTTGATCACCGACAAACATTTGCAAATCCTAAGGTGTAGAAAGTTTCTATACTTTGGTTTGGTCTACTTTTTTCAGTTTCTTTATTTTTTCGGTAGTCGTCATCATCGATCTGCTTTCAGGCAAAAATGACAACCAACAAAATAACGGTTGTATGCTCTTTTTGTTGTgcactatttgtatatatatttttgtatatagttttgcAGTGTGTGTATGGTTTTGTTTAAAACCGCTGGCGGCTCACTACAGTGGCCGGTGGTTACCTATTTTCCGGCAAAAGTCACCAACATAT
This genomic window from Rutidosis leptorrhynchoides isolate AG116_Rl617_1_P2 chromosome 2, CSIRO_AGI_Rlap_v1, whole genome shotgun sequence contains:
- the LOC139889385 gene encoding protein ALP1-like: MLEAVASQDLWIWHRFFGMAGANNDINVLNASPLFNSIKDGTAPPSPFDVNGHHYDRGYYLGDGIYPDWAMLVKAPHAPTDEPRKKIKRFQESARKDIECAFGVLQGRFAMLKTPARSLDFNKIRRHMYACLVLHNMIQENNGFVIGRREERMIERNPPRRFERDLRDQDARVKEIRDRQVHRKLEANLTEHI
- the LOC139889384 gene encoding uncharacterized protein is translated as MDKTFKMLEFIIDDDSDDEKLLILLVIWRKKKWREKLVVSESFETRVYIPRDCEIAAERLFNDYFADSPVYPENIFKRRFRMSRQLFLRIIEGISNFNSSDIPDYFMYFKERLDAAGRQSLTILQKCTAVIRQMAYETTPDLFDEYIKIGKKTAALCLDNFCKCVFHLFAREYLRKPTTEDIARLYNFHAQKHGLPGMLGSIDCMHWEWKNCHVA
- the LOC139892587 gene encoding mitochondrial phosphate carrier protein 3, mitochondrial-like, which gives rise to MDNYCPQQSVIPMFLYSSSSSSNHLIEFEHLIANRRNSSSFSPSVTDVISNMEVYSPAYYATCSVGGIFSCGLTHMAVTPLDIIKCNMQINPAKYKTIASAFGTLLKDQGIKGFFTGWVPTLLGYSAQGACKFGFYEFFKKAYSDIAGPENAAKFKTLIYLAGSASAELIADIALCPFEAVKVRVQTNPGFPIGLSDGFFKLINAEGTSGLYKGLGPLWGRQIPYTMMKFASFEIIVEMLYKHVIPIPKDQCSKRVQLGVSFIGGYVAGVLCAVVSHPADNLVSFLNNSQGATVGSAVKKLGLLGLLTRGLPIRILMIGTLTGAQWGIYDAFKVLAGLPTTGGAHRLGAKGQGNCWVTDKNK